The Setaria viridis chromosome 9, Setaria_viridis_v4.0, whole genome shotgun sequence sequence ACCATGCAGGACTTCCTCATTTGCAAACGCTTAGTGTGTGCGCTGTGTCCTGATCCACTGTCTAATAATTATGTTTTTGAgatcatgatgatggtgttttttCTGTCTAATATGTTTGATTATTACATGCTAGTTTTTTATTAGTCGTGTTTTATATTTTGAATTCAAGACTGCaattctttttcaaaaaattacCTAATTATTCAACCTGGCCCGTCCTATTGTGCCGCTGTAACCCAGTACAGAATATAGATGAACAGTGGTGACCGATCtacttagcccttgtttacttcacccccaactcccaactttgccactatgcaaaaagaagattccccatcacatcaaacttacggtacatgcatgaagtactaaatgtagatgaaattaaaaactaattgcacagttttgttgtactttgcgagacgaatcttttgagcctaattagtcaatatttggacaataattcacaaatacaaacgaaacgctacagtgtgctacaatgccagcacagtaattttgcatctcccaatttggccaactaaacaaggccttagaaAGTTTGGTGACAGATCAATCGAATTTTTAGAGAACGGTTACCTGTTTGCTCGTACAAGACAAGTTTGGTGATCTCAAGCTCAATTCAAAACAACCGAAGACGTCACCTGAGGCCGTGAAGATGACATTCAAATTAAGCATACGCGACAATGGGAAATGGTAAAGTGCGACAGGATTACAAGTATTGCAATATGATCAATAGTACTATCACACTAGCCTAGACTGTCTTCTGGTCCCTGCCGCTTCGTCACTTGCACGTTGAGCATCCTCTTGATGCGCCACAGGAAGATCTCCGGCGGCCTGAACCGGAGCAGGACGGCGTTCTCGACGTAGTCGTAGGCGCGCGCGAACTCGACGGCCTGGGGCGCCGCCCTGCCCTCCTTGGCGAGGCACCCCGGGTCGTCGCCGAAGGTCACGTGGCAGATGTTGTCGAACGCGAAGCTCTCGAGCACGTGCTGCATGTCCAGggcgcgccgcccggcggcggcctcctcgagcAGCGGCAGGAGCCGCTCGTCGACCTCGGACCGGACGGTTTCGACGATGAACTTCCTTAGCGAGCGCTTGCTGAACTCGTAGCTGGCGGCCTTGCGCTGCCACAGCCACTGCTCGCCGTTGGAGTTGAAGATGCCGTGGCCGAGGAAGTCCCTGATCGTGGCCGCCATGTGGTCGCCCTTGGGGTAGTTGGCGAAGCTCGTCTTGGCTATGTGCTCGACGTTGTCCGGGTTGGCGGTGATGACGACGCCGGGCAGGCCGGGGGCTTTGAAAGGCGTGGTATGCGTTGGGCTTCGCTTCGCGACGTCGACCGACCATTCGACCAGGCGGTGCTGGTTCCTGACAAAGTGAGGGAACCTGCCGAGGAGTGGGTAGGCCTTGAAGTCACCTGCGCGAGTAGGCTGCTTCTTCTTCAGGTACAGCAGGGAGATGATGAGGGGTAGGAGCAGGGCGAGAAGGTGAGGCCATGAGTCCAGGGACAGTTGCATTTCGATTTGGCTCTGAATGCCTTGCCGAGTGCTTGAGATTAAGTGATTTTAGTTAGTTCATTTATTGATGGAAAAAAATCTATTTTACTCctctcacctatttactttgtccgtTTAAcccctg is a genomic window containing:
- the LOC117835657 gene encoding cytochrome P450 CYP94D108 — its product is MQLSLDSWPHLLALLLPLIISLLYLKKKQPTRAGDFKAYPLLGRFPHFVRNQHRLVEWSVDVAKRSPTHTTPFKAPGLPGVVITANPDNVEHIAKTSFANYPKGDHMAATIRDFLGHGIFNSNGEQWLWQRKAASYEFSKRSLRKFIVETVRSEVDERLLPLLEEAAAGRRALDMQHVLESFAFDNICHVTFGDDPGCLAKEGRAAPQAVEFARAYDYVENAVLLRFRPPEIFLWRIKRMLNVQVTKRQGPEDSLG